Proteins encoded in a region of the Rutidosis leptorrhynchoides isolate AG116_Rl617_1_P2 chromosome 9, CSIRO_AGI_Rlap_v1, whole genome shotgun sequence genome:
- the LOC139866983 gene encoding 65-kDa microtubule-associated protein 3-like, translating to METTCGSLLCELKIIWDEVGENDVERDRMLLELERECLEVYRRKVDFANKCRAQLKQAIADSEAELAAICSAMGERPVHIRQSDQNFGNLKAELRAIIPELEEIKKRKTDRRNQFLEVLEQINKIQKEIYTISSSTNLDETDLTLKKLEELHTKLQTLQKEKSERMNQVLDHLSSLNSLCSVLGIDFKHTIHEVHPSLSYTEGAKSISDDTISRLSTAIQRLREVKIQRMQRIQDLATSLIELWNLMDTPVEEQQMFQSVTCNIAASEEEITEPNLLSVDFINYVEAEVSRLESLKFSKLKELVFKKKLELEDICRKTHLLPESNTSLEKALEAIESGVVDAGSTLEQIEILIGKVKEEAFSRKDILEKVEKWMGACEEECWLEEYNRDDNRYNAGRGAHLTLKRAEKARALVNKLQGMVDALVVKTVAWENERGVEFTYDGVRLLSMLEDYKMLRQEKEEERKRQRDQKKLQGQLIVEQEALFGSKPSPIKQQSAKKGGRLSIGGSGATSNRRLSLAGPKQDLHSVKSVTPNTRPVKKIERQLSNKKHNFKELGPALRKPFSPVSTKQPSQTNNVTEVDRKHDMLQNTKTIRNNTVVPFTTPSKTAVFGSEAENRTPPKKLIQMLPPSTPFTPSAPMLTAMTPVVKEMMVPEEEYIEYSFEERRLGFVLPKTYLT from the exons ATGGAAACAACCTGTGGATCTCTGCTATGTGAATTAAAG atTATATGGGATGAAGTTGGCGAAAATGATGTTGAAAGGGACAGGATGTTGTTAGAGCTCGAACGTGAATGTCTTGAGGTGTACAGAAGAAAAGTCGATTTTGCAAATAAATGTAGAGCTCAATTAAAACAAGCGATTGCCGATTCTGAAGCAGAGTTAGCAGCCATTTGTTCTGCTATGGGCGAGCGACCTGTCCATATTAGACAG TCTGATCAAAACTTTGGAAACTTAAAAGCAGAACTGAGAGCCATTATTCCAGAATTAGAAGAAATAAAGAAGCGAAAAACCGATAGAAGAAATCAATTTCTTGAAGTTTTGGAGCAAATAAACAAGATACAAAAAGAAATTTATACAATTTCTTCGAGCACAAATCTGGATGAAACTGATCTTACTTTAAAAAAGCTCGAGGAACTTCACACAAAACTACAAACACTACAAAAGGAAAAG AGTGAACGTATGAATCAAGTTTTAGATCATTTGAGTTCCTTGAATTCACTCTGCTCTGTGCTTGGGATAGATTTTAAGCATACGATTCATGAAGTTCATCCAAGCTTATCATATACAGAAGGAGCGAAAAGCATAAGTGATGACACAATATCGAGACTTTCAACTGCCATACAAAGACTACGAGAAGTTAAAATACAAAGAATGCAAAGA ATACAAGATCTTGCAACATCTTTGATTGAGCTGTGGAATTTAATGGATACACCGGTTGAAGAACAACAAATGTTTCAAAGTGTTACATGTAACATAGCTGCTTCAGAGGAGGAGATAACCGAACCTAATTTGCTTTCTGTGGATTTCATTAATTAT GTTGAGGCAGAGGTGTCTAGGCTGGAAAGCTTAAAATTTAGCAAACTGAAAGAACTTGTTTTCAAGAAAAAATTGGAACTTGAAGATATTTGCAGGAAGACGCATTTGCTACCTGAATCCAACACTTCACTAGAAAAAGCTCTTGAAGCAATTGAATCTG GAGTTGTTGATGCTGGTAGTACGCTTGAACAAATCGAAATTTTAATTGGAAAAGTTAAAGAAGAAGCTTTTAGTCGGAAAGATATACTCGAAAAGGTTGAGAAATGGATGGGGGCTTGTGAAGAAGAATGTTGGCTCGAGGAGTATAACCGG GATGATAATAGATATAACGCTGGAAGAGGTGCTCATCTTACACTGAAACGTGCCGAAAAAGCCCGTGCATTGGTCAACAAACTTCAAG GAATGGTAGATGCTTTAGTTGTGAAAACGGTTGCATGGGAGAATGAAAGAGGTGTTGAATTTACTTATGATGGG GTTCGACTTCTATCCATGCTCGAGGATTATAAGATGTTAAggcaagaaaaagaggaagaacgaAAAAGACAAAGG GACCAGAAGAAACTTCAGGGACAATTGATAGTCGAACAGGAAGCACTATTTGGATCAAAACCGAGCCCAATTAAGCAACAAAGTGCTAAAAAAGGGGGCAGACTCTCAATCGGCGGTTCGGGTGCAACCAGCAACAGAAGATTGTCACTAGCTGGTCCTAAACAAGATCTTCACTCCGTTAAATCTGTTACTCCTAATACCCGTCCAGTTAAAAAGATTGAACGTCAGTTAAGTAACAAAAAGCACAATTTCAAAGAGTTGGGGCCCGCATTACGCAAGCCATTTTCTCCTGTTTCTACCAAACAACCATCACAGACTAATAATGTGACAGAAGTTGACCGAAAACACGACATGTTACAAAACACCAAGACCATTCGAAACAATACCGTAGTACCGTTCACAACTCCTTCCAAAACTGCAGTATTTGGTTCAGAAGCAGAAAACCGAACTCCCCCCAAAAAATTAATTCAAATGTTACCACCGTCTACACCATTCACACCTTCTGCTCCAATGCTAACTGCAATGACACCTGTTGTTAAAGAGATGATGGTTCCAGAAGAGGAGTATATTGAGTACTCTTTTGAAGAACGAAGATTAGGCTTTGTGCTACCTAAAACATATTTGACTTAA
- the LOC139866926 gene encoding enolase produces the protein MVTIKAVKARQIFDSRGNPTVEVDVILSDGTLARAAVPSGASTGIYEALELRDGGSDYLGKGVSKAVDNVNSIIGPALIGRNPTEQTKIDNFMVQELDATVNEWGWCKQKLGANAILAVSLAVCKAGASVKKIPLYKHIANLAGNKTLVLPVPAFNVINGGSHAGNKLAMQEFMILPVGASSFKEAMKMGVEVYHNLKSVIKKKYGQDATNVGDEGGFAPNIQENKEGLELLKTAIAKAGYTGKVVIGMDVAASEFYENKDKTYDLNFKEENNDGSQKISGDSLKNVYKSFVDDYPIVSIEDPFDQDDWEHYAKMTAEVGEQVQIVGDDLLVTNPKRVEKAINEKTCNALLLKVNQIGSVTESIEAVKMSKRAGWGVMASHRSGETEDTFIADLSVGLATGQIKTGAPCRSERLAKYNQLLRIEEELGSAAIYAGAKFRAPVEPY, from the exons ATGGTGACAATCAAGGCCGTTAAAGCTCGCCAGATCTTCGATAGCCGTGGTAACCCGACCGTTGAA GTTGATGTTATACTTTCTGATGGAACACTAGCCAGGGCTGCCGTACCTAGCGGTGCTTCGACAG GTATCTATGAGGCTTTGGAATTAAGAGATGGTGGTTCGGATTACCTAGGTAAAGGTGTCTCAAAG GCTGTGGACAATGTTAACTCGATTATTGGACCTGCTCTTATCGGCAGG AATCCAACTGAACAAACTAAAATTGACAACTTCATGGTTCAAGAACTTGATGCCACTGTAAATGAGTGGGGTTGGTGCAAACAGAAG CTTGGTGCTAATGCTATCTTAGCAGTGTCGCTTGCCGTATGTAAAGCTGGGGCATCTGTTAAGAAAATACCTTTATATAAA CACATTGCAAACCTTGCTGGAAATAAGACACTGGTGCTGCCAGTACCAGCGTTCAATGTTATCAACGGTGGTTCACACGCAGGCAACAAACTTGCAATGCAAGAGTTTATGATTCTTCCAGTTGGAGCTTCTTCATTCAAGGAAGCCATGAAAATGGGCGTTGAAGTTTATCATAACTTGAAG TCGGTAATTAAAAAGAAATATGGTCAAGATGCCACTAATGTTGGTGATGAAGGTGGCTTTGCTCCTAACATCCAG GAAAATAAAGAAGGTCTCGAGCTATTGAAAACTGCAATAGCAAAAGCTGGATACACGGGAAAG GTTGTTATTGGAATGGATGTCGCTGCATCTGAATTctatgaaaataaagataaaacgTACGATTTGAATTTCAAGGAAGAG AACAATGATGGGTCACAGAAGATATCTGGTGACAGTTTAAAGAATGTGTACAAGTCTTTTGTTGACGACTACCCAATTGTATCAATTGAGGACCCGTTTGATCAAGATGATTGGGAGCATTATGCAAAGATGACAGCAGAAGTTGGTGAGCAGGTGCAGATTGTTGGTGATGATCTTCTTGTGACAAACCCTAAG CGTGTTGAGAAAGCAATCAATGAGAAGACTTGTAATGCCCTTCTTCTAAAA GTGAACCAAATTGGGTCAGTTACAGAAAGCATAGAAGCCGTGAAAATGTCGAAACGTGCTGGCTGGGGTGTCATGGCTAGCCACAGAAG TGGTGAAACTGAGGATACTTTCATTGCAGATCTTTCTGTTGGATTGGCAACG GGTCAGATCAAGACTGGAGCTCCTTGTCGCTCAGAACGACTAGCCAAGTACAACCAG CTTCTTAGGATTGAAGAAGAATTGGGATCAGCTGCTATTTATGCAGGAGCTAAGTTTCGTGCGCCCGTTGAACCTTATTAG